One genomic window of Candidatus Nitrospira inopinata includes the following:
- a CDS encoding DUF5989 family protein — protein MGEFFAELWNFMRERKKFWLLPIIVVLLFLGSLIVLTQGSAVAPFIYTLF, from the coding sequence ATGGGCGAATTTTTTGCGGAATTGTGGAATTTTATGCGGGAGCGGAAAAAGTTTTGGCTGCTGCCCATCATTGTCGTGTTGCTGTTTTTAGGATCTTTGATTGTGCTGACACAGGGATCGGCTGTCGCGCCGTTTATCTATACGCTGTTCTAA
- a CDS encoding SGNH/GDSL hydrolase family protein, producing the protein MQRGSVAREWVLRFLLIVISVLFALSLAEMVARAFFPISDGRDNVTLDGRPIKDWFEPGSVYRQVSNEYDAVTTITDKGHRVPGTDGNPDVIFVGDSFTYGFGLRDDETFASIYCDRLHLACVNLGMPGSGTLRQVERLEAFITRWNWKPKEVKLFFFGMSGSFSSGNDFVDNFDRYVREHAHQGLSEQDQREITLQSQQPIGFAERLISWQEWLLQRSTLVRLVKYYWGPMLKSLVVADPGRERMEVALIATRESLAKLDDLSKQVGFTYKIYLLVPVQDIIRGTDGDTLATLNRVSPILVISTAHLFRDRPQDYYFAFDGHLNAQGSRQVAEFLIQNDQPHASSRDSR; encoded by the coding sequence GTGCAGAGAGGGTCTGTTGCCAGGGAGTGGGTGCTGCGTTTCCTCTTGATCGTCATTTCTGTCTTGTTTGCCTTGAGCCTTGCCGAGATGGTGGCTCGGGCGTTCTTTCCGATTTCCGACGGACGTGACAACGTCACCCTTGACGGCAGGCCGATTAAAGACTGGTTCGAACCGGGAAGCGTGTATCGACAGGTTTCCAACGAGTACGATGCCGTCACCACGATCACCGACAAGGGCCATCGTGTGCCTGGCACGGATGGAAATCCGGACGTGATTTTCGTCGGAGACTCGTTTACCTATGGGTTCGGACTTCGTGACGATGAAACGTTCGCGAGTATCTACTGCGACCGTCTTCATCTTGCCTGCGTGAATCTTGGCATGCCGGGCAGCGGCACGTTGAGGCAGGTGGAACGGCTTGAAGCGTTCATCACCCGGTGGAATTGGAAACCGAAGGAGGTGAAACTGTTTTTCTTCGGCATGAGCGGCAGTTTCTCGTCCGGCAACGACTTCGTTGACAATTTCGACCGTTATGTTCGCGAGCATGCTCATCAAGGTTTGTCCGAGCAGGATCAGCGTGAGATCACGTTACAAAGCCAACAGCCGATCGGATTTGCCGAGCGCTTGATCAGTTGGCAGGAGTGGCTTCTGCAACGTTCAACTTTAGTACGCCTTGTCAAATATTATTGGGGGCCGATGCTCAAAAGCCTCGTGGTGGCCGATCCAGGCCGTGAAAGAATGGAAGTCGCCCTCATTGCGACCAGGGAAAGCCTCGCCAAACTGGATGATCTCAGCAAACAAGTCGGCTTCACATACAAGATTTATCTCCTGGTTCCCGTCCAGGACATCATTCGAGGCACGGATGGAGATACCTTGGCCACTCTCAACAGAGTTTCCCCGATTTTAGTCATTTCCACGGCGCATTTGTTTCGAGACCGCCCCCAAGACTATTACTTCGCGTTCGACGGCCATCTGAACGCACAAGGAAGCAGACAGGTGGCGGAGTTCTTGATACAAAACGATCAGCCACACGCCAGCTCTCGCGATAGCCGTTGA
- a CDS encoding polysaccharide deacetylase family protein, which yields MKFKARSAMRNSVKTVILLLTMMVGTTAYFLYPPEPRTVSFPDGKKFAFSIVDDTDMATLERVKPLYDLLYHYGFRTTKTVWVLESNDLSHPPNQGDTLHDPAYRAYMEELKRRGFEIALHGVRGGSSRRSEIIQGLEEFKRVMGDYPVIHVNHSLNQDNVYWGEHRWSFPLFQWGYALAAKHQFFGHDRTSDYFWGDLVKERIRYVNQFTYSDINLLVVNPSMPYRLSDKPFVNLWFPTADGDNLDRFEALLSKENLDRLEREGGVCLVYTHMGAGSFNKDSGADPRFEGRLKDVSSRNGWFVPASEILDYLQEQPGWRADLSFREMVRLEILFFWQAFLRGILPAPAAQGR from the coding sequence TTGAAATTCAAGGCTCGGAGCGCAATGCGAAATTCGGTAAAAACGGTCATTCTACTCTTGACAATGATGGTCGGAACGACCGCCTATTTCCTCTATCCACCTGAGCCACGGACCGTAAGTTTTCCGGATGGTAAGAAGTTTGCCTTTTCGATCGTTGATGACACGGACATGGCAACCCTTGAACGAGTCAAGCCTCTCTATGACTTGCTGTATCACTATGGATTTCGCACAACAAAAACAGTCTGGGTGTTGGAGTCTAACGATCTCTCTCACCCCCCAAATCAAGGGGACACTTTACATGACCCCGCTTACCGCGCATACATGGAAGAGCTCAAGAGGCGAGGCTTTGAAATCGCCCTCCACGGAGTTCGCGGCGGCAGCAGCCGACGGTCAGAAATTATTCAGGGGCTTGAAGAATTCAAGCGAGTCATGGGCGACTATCCCGTCATCCACGTCAATCATTCGTTGAATCAAGATAACGTCTATTGGGGCGAACATCGATGGTCTTTTCCACTGTTTCAGTGGGGCTACGCTCTGGCGGCCAAGCATCAATTCTTCGGCCATGATCGGACATCGGACTATTTTTGGGGGGACCTGGTCAAAGAGAGAATTCGCTACGTCAATCAGTTTACGTACAGTGACATCAACCTGCTGGTCGTGAATCCATCGATGCCCTATCGGTTGTCGGATAAGCCTTTCGTTAACTTGTGGTTTCCCACGGCAGATGGAGACAACCTTGATCGATTCGAAGCGCTGCTTAGTAAGGAGAATCTAGACCGGCTTGAACGTGAGGGCGGGGTGTGTTTGGTCTATACCCATATGGGCGCGGGTAGCTTTAATAAAGACAGTGGGGCTGATCCCCGGTTTGAGGGGCGGTTAAAAGACGTGTCTTCTCGCAATGGTTGGTTTGTGCCTGCGTCGGAAATCCTTGATTATTTGCAAGAACAACCTGGCTGGCGGGCGGACCTCAGCTTCAGAGAGATGGTTCGGCTTGAAATCCTTTTTTTCTGGCAAGCGTTCCTTCGAGGCATCCTTCCCGCGCCGGCAGCTCAAGGGCGGTGA
- a CDS encoding FkbM family methyltransferase, with the protein MRTILPTLLMHCERLYNKYTSFPRGRFACSRLIAWGHRHLGWYTPIFRLPSGIVLEFAPDVAKDVLIRDLLFSGSFEPVHTEIIEQLPPGGVLIDVGANVGYFSIIGARAVGSAGMVHAFEPVDAIYEILCRNVALNGLSNVEAHHLACFSSSGRMAVEQDWDSGKSHLCLDNTADARFVSVTTLDQFADQKKLARVDFIKIDAEGSDFEVLKGSSRTIEKFRPKIFIEVNHLSRFGGSISDVRRFFEDCRYEVTDVKGNYSLDLLGAPMPLETA; encoded by the coding sequence ATGCGAACGATACTTCCCACGCTGTTGATGCATTGTGAACGGTTGTACAACAAATATACGTCCTTTCCCCGCGGTCGATTTGCCTGCTCACGGTTGATCGCGTGGGGTCACCGGCATCTGGGTTGGTACACGCCAATCTTCCGTCTGCCGTCTGGTATCGTTTTAGAGTTTGCTCCAGACGTTGCCAAAGACGTTCTCATCCGCGACCTTCTCTTCTCGGGTTCCTTTGAGCCAGTCCATACGGAGATCATTGAGCAGCTTCCCCCAGGAGGGGTGTTGATCGATGTGGGTGCCAATGTTGGGTATTTTTCCATCATTGGGGCCAGGGCCGTCGGGTCAGCGGGAATGGTTCATGCGTTTGAACCGGTTGATGCCATATACGAGATCCTTTGCAGGAACGTCGCACTGAACGGGCTGAGCAACGTTGAAGCGCACCATCTTGCCTGCTTTTCATCCTCCGGGAGGATGGCTGTTGAGCAAGATTGGGATTCGGGCAAGTCGCACCTCTGTTTGGACAATACAGCCGATGCTCGATTCGTTTCCGTTACGACGTTGGACCAATTCGCGGATCAGAAAAAGCTTGCCCGCGTCGATTTCATTAAGATCGACGCGGAGGGAAGTGATTTTGAGGTCTTAAAAGGAAGCAGCCGCACGATCGAGAAGTTTCGTCCCAAAATTTTCATCGAGGTAAATCACCTCTCTCGTTTTGGCGGATCGATTTCAGATGTACGGCGATTTTTTGAAGATTGCCGGTATGAGGTGACCGACGTGAAGGGCAACTATTCGCTCGATTTGCTGGGTGCTCCGATGCCCTTGGAAACGGCTTAA
- a CDS encoding SGNH/GDSL hydrolase family protein yields the protein MGKNLLALMIGLMIALVGVEAGARILADLLGASSYMQYDEQVGWKAKPGAVKRHKNESLSFDVTYHINDRGIRGVVHDQVKPPGGYRIVLLGDSNGFGWGIEEGKHFAAIIDHELDNVEVVNLSLSGYGTDQEYLRFVEEGMAYQADLVIVQVTPNDFEEIQHPFFNGKAKPQFVLSERDELRLVNVPVKPIGLKAEDFYDNSLPLPFREWLEWHSYAYNYFNEKYYALKRKTTKSKSAELSREVFSTDSVLLFKRIIEQLKAKLDEIGAKGLIVHASKDVSEHDYLADSPLPVLDLYPVMSAHEQDRGVQLYYADGVHWNEQGHRLIADELKKVIERYRTSETLQVAMALD from the coding sequence ATGGGGAAAAATCTTCTTGCGTTGATGATAGGGCTGATGATTGCGCTGGTGGGTGTGGAGGCTGGCGCGCGGATACTGGCGGATTTGCTGGGCGCGTCATCTTACATGCAATATGATGAACAAGTCGGCTGGAAGGCCAAACCGGGAGCGGTTAAGCGTCACAAAAATGAGAGTCTCAGTTTTGACGTGACGTATCACATCAACGACAGAGGAATACGGGGCGTCGTGCATGATCAAGTCAAGCCGCCAGGGGGCTATCGCATCGTCCTGTTGGGTGATTCAAACGGCTTTGGCTGGGGCATCGAAGAGGGGAAGCATTTTGCCGCCATCATCGATCATGAGCTTGACAATGTAGAGGTAGTGAATCTCTCGCTGAGCGGGTATGGTACGGACCAGGAATATTTGCGCTTTGTCGAAGAAGGAATGGCCTATCAGGCCGATCTGGTGATCGTTCAGGTTACGCCCAATGATTTTGAAGAAATTCAGCATCCATTTTTCAATGGAAAGGCCAAACCCCAATTCGTCTTGTCAGAGCGGGATGAGCTTCGCCTCGTGAATGTGCCCGTCAAACCGATCGGGCTCAAGGCCGAGGATTTTTATGACAACTCGCTGCCCCTACCGTTTCGAGAATGGCTGGAGTGGCATAGTTATGCGTACAACTACTTCAACGAAAAGTATTATGCTCTCAAACGAAAAACCACGAAGAGCAAGTCGGCTGAGTTGAGTCGTGAGGTCTTTTCCACTGATAGCGTGCTGTTGTTCAAAAGGATCATCGAACAGCTCAAGGCTAAGCTGGATGAGATCGGAGCGAAAGGATTGATTGTGCATGCCTCCAAAGACGTGAGCGAACATGACTATCTGGCCGACAGTCCGTTGCCTGTCTTGGATCTTTATCCGGTGATGTCGGCGCATGAACAGGATCGCGGCGTACAACTCTACTATGCGGATGGCGTGCATTGGAATGAACAGGGTCATCGGCTGATCGCCGATGAACTAAAAAAGGTTATTGAGCGCTATCGGACATCCGAAACGTTGCAGGTTGCCATGGCGCTCGACTGA
- the prsK gene encoding XrtA/PEP-CTERM system histidine kinase PrsK, whose product MSTAGLFLLTAFGAAAYAGGLACWLFVKRREAAFYPSLALVFTLACLANVAHGFGGQDESHELFWYRLALALELCLPGALLHAGVRFLPVSQDHAPSADLRRVLLIGLLGLSLAGLSMTDWVLVSASQPDAASLPMLGDWGQAPYIFLVLATAMALAQMERVFRSSRELTRYRLKLVIIGLAGLGGYEIYYASETLLVSMWREEHLAAFGVVSLMSSGLVTLGIARSRFKELLFNTQVSQQALMGSVTFIAVGLYLLLVGAVGAWLRRIDQPLGYELSVVVVLGALAALVALATSKTTRSEIKRFLARNFSRSKYDYRAEWLRVTQSFQGATTREAIVECLHDLLVKTFATTTIAVWTLREADQRYHQAKPADPTMPTIEATHPVIQKLMSQDDPVMLEERSGDRFEASDPFIRLKARLCSPIYVQDRLTAFVMLGTQPREERYGVDDCDLLRGICHHAGALFAHADLAEERRASAELEALHRFSVFCLHDIKNLAARLSLVAQNAERHGHDPAFQQSALRTVADTARKMTDLISKLSRQSLSSPVGEKADLMHLPSLVEEVVAPLRSDQRIALYVEGHLDVPIRGVREQIQQVLTNVVLNARQAIIERGSISIVVARSKDSAIITIDDTGRGVPATMLDRLFRPSQSSRPGGLGVGLYQCKRIIEAHGGTITLCSAEGKGTRVRIELPLADSLYKAGVGRP is encoded by the coding sequence ATGTCGACGGCTGGTCTATTCCTTCTGACAGCATTTGGGGCGGCGGCTTATGCCGGTGGCTTGGCCTGCTGGCTCTTTGTGAAGAGGCGGGAGGCCGCGTTTTACCCGAGTCTTGCGCTTGTGTTTACTCTAGCGTGTCTCGCCAACGTTGCTCATGGCTTTGGAGGGCAGGACGAATCCCACGAACTGTTCTGGTATCGGCTTGCCTTGGCGCTGGAACTGTGTTTGCCCGGTGCGTTGCTCCACGCCGGCGTTCGATTCTTGCCGGTCTCGCAAGATCATGCTCCATCGGCTGATCTCCGCCGTGTTCTTCTCATTGGCCTGCTCGGCCTGAGTTTGGCTGGGCTCTCAATGACGGACTGGGTCTTGGTTTCGGCTTCGCAGCCTGATGCCGCGTCCTTACCAATGTTGGGAGACTGGGGACAGGCGCCCTACATCTTTCTCGTGCTTGCCACGGCGATGGCGTTGGCGCAGATGGAAAGAGTTTTCCGATCGAGCCGGGAACTGACCCGCTATCGATTGAAACTGGTCATAATCGGACTGGCTGGATTGGGGGGATATGAGATTTATTATGCCAGCGAAACGTTGTTGGTCTCGATGTGGCGCGAAGAGCATCTCGCGGCCTTCGGCGTCGTTTCGCTGATGTCTTCGGGTTTGGTGACGCTCGGCATCGCCAGGAGCCGGTTTAAAGAATTGCTTTTCAATACACAGGTGTCTCAGCAGGCTCTGATGGGGTCGGTGACCTTTATTGCCGTTGGTCTCTACCTGCTTCTCGTGGGAGCCGTCGGCGCATGGCTTCGCCGCATAGACCAGCCCCTGGGGTATGAGCTCAGTGTGGTGGTGGTGCTGGGGGCGCTGGCGGCTCTGGTCGCGCTGGCCACGTCCAAGACGACCAGGAGCGAAATCAAACGGTTCTTGGCCAGAAACTTTTCTCGATCAAAATATGATTATCGAGCCGAGTGGCTTCGTGTCACACAGTCGTTTCAAGGGGCGACGACTCGTGAAGCGATTGTCGAGTGTCTTCATGATCTCCTGGTCAAAACCTTCGCAACAACAACGATCGCGGTGTGGACCTTGAGGGAAGCGGATCAACGGTATCATCAGGCGAAGCCAGCCGATCCAACGATGCCGACGATCGAAGCGACTCATCCGGTCATTCAAAAATTGATGAGCCAGGATGATCCGGTGATGCTTGAGGAACGGTCGGGAGATCGCTTTGAGGCAAGCGATCCGTTTATCAGGTTGAAAGCCAGGCTGTGTTCACCGATTTACGTCCAAGACCGGCTGACGGCATTTGTGATGCTTGGAACACAGCCCCGCGAGGAGCGTTACGGGGTTGATGATTGCGATCTGCTGAGAGGAATTTGTCACCATGCGGGAGCGCTGTTTGCTCATGCCGACTTGGCGGAAGAACGGCGGGCCTCGGCGGAACTGGAAGCGCTGCACCGGTTTTCGGTGTTCTGCCTGCATGATATCAAAAACCTGGCGGCGCGGTTGTCACTCGTGGCGCAGAACGCGGAACGTCATGGGCACGATCCTGCGTTTCAACAGTCGGCGTTGAGAACGGTGGCGGATACGGCCAGAAAAATGACGGACCTGATCAGCAAGCTTTCTCGCCAGTCCTTGTCGTCTCCCGTCGGAGAAAAAGCGGATCTGATGCATCTGCCATCTCTTGTCGAGGAAGTAGTGGCACCGCTTCGATCCGATCAGCGGATTGCTCTGTATGTGGAAGGGCATCTTGATGTTCCTATCCGGGGGGTCCGTGAGCAGATCCAACAGGTGCTGACGAACGTGGTGCTGAACGCCAGGCAGGCCATTATCGAGCGGGGCAGTATTTCGATTGTGGTCGCGCGATCGAAAGACTCGGCTATCATTACAATAGACGATACGGGACGAGGGGTGCCGGCGACAATGCTCGACCGGCTGTTTCGGCCGTCTCAATCAAGCCGTCCCGGCGGTTTGGGCGTTGGGTTGTATCAATGCAAGAGGATCATCGAGGCGCACGGCGGGACCATTACGCTTTGCAGTGCGGAGGGAAAAGGGACGCGGGTGCGGATCGAGCTGCCGCTTGCCGACTCATTGTACAAAGCAGGAGTCGGCCGGCCGTAG
- the prsR gene encoding PEP-CTERM-box response regulator transcription factor — translation MMNNRSPLLLVDDDETIRDQMRWALAADYEVLEAADRPTALVQVRKMMPRLVLLDLGLPPDVDGASEGMAILRATLQMNPAAKVIVITGNSDRARAIEAVQNGAYDFIEKPIQLDVLKIVLQRASYLASLEQENRALQEVTSDNQFEGLIGESPQIRELFHIIQRVGPSDAPVLIRGESGTGKELVARAIHRRSARFEQPFVAINCGAIPDTLLESELFGHEKGAFTGAVQQRKGRIEHAQGGTLFLDEIGDIPLPLQVKLLRFLQERQIQRLGGKDLISIDARIIAATHIDLRQAIEDGRFREDLYYRLCVVTIFIPSLSARPRDVPLLAQAFLRRIADEQGKPLVGFTTEAMEALLSHQWPGNVRELENRIKRAVIMAEGRYITPSHLDLGQEDKTKESTLTLKGLRESQERDLVRLAMEKANGNVSRAAAELGISRPTLYQLLDRYGLRKPRQS, via the coding sequence ATGATGAATAATCGTTCACCGTTGCTCCTGGTCGATGATGATGAAACGATCCGCGACCAAATGCGGTGGGCTTTGGCGGCCGACTATGAGGTGCTGGAGGCTGCGGATCGGCCGACGGCGCTGGTGCAGGTCAGAAAAATGATGCCGCGTCTGGTGCTGCTCGATTTGGGATTGCCTCCCGACGTGGACGGAGCCTCTGAAGGAATGGCGATTCTCCGCGCCACGTTGCAGATGAACCCCGCCGCCAAGGTCATCGTGATTACCGGAAACAGCGATCGGGCTCGGGCCATCGAAGCCGTCCAAAACGGCGCCTATGATTTTATCGAGAAGCCGATCCAACTTGACGTGCTGAAGATCGTGTTGCAGCGGGCCTCGTATCTTGCGAGTCTGGAACAAGAGAACCGCGCGTTGCAGGAAGTCACAAGCGACAATCAGTTCGAGGGGTTGATCGGGGAAAGCCCTCAGATTCGAGAGCTGTTTCATATCATCCAGCGCGTGGGACCGTCTGATGCTCCGGTCCTGATTAGGGGAGAGAGCGGGACAGGAAAAGAATTGGTCGCCCGGGCGATCCATCGCCGGAGCGCCAGGTTCGAGCAGCCGTTTGTCGCCATCAACTGCGGGGCAATTCCGGACACCCTGCTGGAAAGCGAATTGTTCGGCCATGAAAAGGGGGCCTTCACGGGGGCCGTTCAGCAGCGAAAGGGACGGATCGAACACGCGCAAGGAGGAACGCTCTTTCTCGATGAAATCGGAGACATTCCGCTCCCGCTCCAAGTCAAACTTCTGCGTTTTCTTCAAGAGCGCCAGATTCAACGATTGGGGGGGAAAGATCTCATCTCGATCGATGCCCGGATCATCGCGGCCACTCATATCGACCTGCGTCAGGCGATCGAGGACGGGCGGTTTCGGGAGGATCTGTATTATCGGCTTTGCGTGGTCACAATTTTCATACCGTCGCTCAGTGCTCGCCCCAGAGACGTTCCATTGCTTGCCCAGGCGTTCTTACGACGTATCGCCGATGAGCAGGGCAAACCGCTCGTTGGCTTCACGACCGAAGCGATGGAGGCCTTGCTCTCGCACCAGTGGCCAGGGAATGTGCGCGAGCTTGAGAATCGAATCAAACGCGCGGTCATCATGGCGGAGGGACGATATATCACGCCGTCCCACCTCGATTTGGGGCAGGAAGACAAAACCAAAGAGAGCACTTTGACTCTCAAGGGGCTCCGCGAAAGCCAAGAAAGGGATCTGGTCCGCCTTGCTATGGAAAAGGCCAATGGCAATGTATCCCGCGCGGCGGCAGAACTTGGCATCAGTCGCCCGACTCTCTATCAGTTATTGGACCGGTATGGATTACGAAAGCCCAGGCAGAGCTGA
- a CDS encoding PEP-CTERM sorting domain-containing protein produces the protein MRLNRTFPLLIGAVALGIGLSGTQVYALDLSPSTSGVVLGSSLTPPTSSSNCEPGCVYRAFGLPNDGSLSLLYKANQGTTVTEAGTFAANYSTVFNSDASGGTISFTGGSSISCPSCYLAVKDGNHSPTYYFFNLASWNGTETINLSGFWPGPGAISHVSIWGTPSAGVPEPSSLLLLGAGLAGAGIWRRKFVREQ, from the coding sequence ATGAGGCTAAATCGAACATTTCCACTTCTCATTGGTGCTGTAGCCCTGGGGATTGGGCTGAGCGGTACCCAGGTTTATGCCCTCGATCTGAGTCCATCGACGTCCGGGGTGGTGCTAGGGAGCTCACTGACGCCGCCAACCAGTTCATCGAACTGCGAGCCTGGCTGTGTGTACCGAGCCTTTGGTCTGCCCAATGATGGTTCGTTATCTTTGTTGTATAAGGCGAATCAGGGTACAACCGTAACAGAAGCTGGAACATTTGCAGCCAATTACAGCACGGTGTTTAATAGCGATGCCTCCGGTGGAACCATTAGTTTTACAGGAGGATCGTCAATTTCCTGTCCATCCTGCTATCTGGCTGTCAAAGATGGCAACCACAGTCCCACCTACTATTTCTTTAACCTGGCGAGCTGGAATGGAACAGAGACAATCAATCTCAGTGGGTTCTGGCCTGGTCCGGGAGCGATTTCTCATGTGTCGATTTGGGGAACGCCAAGCGCCGGTGTACCAGAACCATCTTCCTTGCTTTTACTCGGTGCCGGGTTAGCGGGGGCGGGGATCTGGAGGCGGAAATTTGTGAGAGAACAGTAA
- a CDS encoding PEP-CTERM sorting domain-containing protein — protein sequence MVVQCSEVGKKGLVIGLITFFLLQAPAWALPIVFNLGYGGTVSYGGGTSAFTTTNGVVRSVGNGTTTLAITGGDLDFATGLYTGGASTGTGFQNMYAAGGSFSIYGNLGSGTQLLLAGTFAEASTFTCCAGAFPVYTSAFSGLLQVTSLNTDLAAALGFNLPATGASLAQVQIRFGAAPTQAGQAFSGIQGGGALAVTDSPSQGVPEPSVVLMLAMGMLGLVVWRRFYMGGGSHA from the coding sequence ATGGTCGTGCAATGTAGTGAAGTAGGGAAGAAGGGGCTGGTAATCGGACTAATAACTTTCTTTCTGTTACAGGCACCGGCCTGGGCGTTGCCGATAGTGTTCAATTTGGGCTATGGGGGGACGGTGTCCTATGGGGGCGGGACCAGTGCCTTTACCACGACCAACGGGGTGGTGCGGTCGGTGGGCAATGGGACCACGACCCTGGCGATCACGGGAGGCGATCTGGACTTTGCCACGGGGCTCTACACGGGCGGGGCGTCGACGGGGACCGGGTTTCAGAACATGTATGCCGCGGGGGGCTCGTTCAGCATTTATGGGAACCTGGGCAGCGGGACGCAATTATTATTAGCGGGGACGTTTGCGGAGGCCTCGACCTTTACCTGTTGTGCGGGGGCGTTTCCGGTGTACACGTCGGCGTTCAGTGGGTTATTGCAGGTGACATCGCTTAACACGGATTTAGCCGCGGCGTTGGGGTTTAATTTACCGGCGACGGGGGCGTCGTTGGCGCAGGTGCAGATTCGGTTTGGGGCGGCGCCGACGCAGGCGGGGCAGGCGTTTAGTGGGATTCAGGGGGGCGGGGCCTTAGCGGTGACGGACAGTCCGTCGCAGGGGGTGCCGGAGCCGAGCGTGGTGTTGATGCTGGCCATGGGGATGCTGGGACTGGTGGTGTGGAGGAGGTTTTACATGGGGGGCGGATCACATGCGTAG